The following are from one region of the Nicotiana tomentosiformis chromosome 7, ASM39032v3, whole genome shotgun sequence genome:
- the LOC138896110 gene encoding uncharacterized protein translates to MYLKKEVEELLKNKVDKKKKGKKGAEKKEETSRREESNESEHMPALPFPQKLYREKLDKQFEKYLGILRQVNVNLSFTEVLSQMPAYAKFFKDILTNKRKIEETSVVKLSEHYSAILQNKLPQKCGDPGSFTIPRSLDTLNFDKFLCDFGASINLMSLSIYRKLENDLGEIRSAPISLQLDNQTTLIPEGIVEDVLVRVDKFVFPVDFIMVKMEENKEPPILGRPFLAMRRAIFVVHDRKLMLRVGEDTVTFEMNVEMG, encoded by the coding sequence ATGTACCTGAAAAAAGAAGTTGAGGAGCTGCTGAAAAataaagttgataagaagaagaaaggcaagaaaggAGCTGAGAAaaaggaggaaacttcaagaagggaggaatctaatgagagcgagcatatgcctgctctacCCTTTCCCCAAAAgttatatagagaaaagctggacaagcaatttgagaaATATTTAGGGATACTGAGGCAGGTTAATGTAAACTTATCATTCACAGAAGTactctcacaaatgccagcttatgccaagTTCTTTAAGGATATCCTTACAAataagaggaagatagaagagacctcagtggtcaagctctcAGAGCATTACagtgcaatcttgcaaaacaaactcccacaaaagtgtggagatccagggagttttactatacctcgCTCGTTAgacactcttaattttgataaatttttatgtgattttggtgcctcaattaatttaatgtctttatctatttacaggaagctGGAGAATGatcttggagagataaggtctgcaccaatatctttgcagttgGACAACCAAACAACTTTGATACCTGAGGGGATagttgaagatgtcttagttcgggtagataagtttgtatttccagTAGATTTCATTAtggtgaagatggaggagaacaaggagccccctatcttaggaagaccattcttagcgatgCGGAGAGCGATATTTGTCGTACATGAtagaaagctcatgcttagagtgggtgaggataCGGTGACTTTCGAGATGAATGTGGAGATGGGGTGA